One genomic region from Syngnathus typhle isolate RoL2023-S1 ecotype Sweden linkage group LG17, RoL_Styp_1.0, whole genome shotgun sequence encodes:
- the tcf20 gene encoding transcription factor 20 isoform X2, with the protein MQNFSNSPTPHSLPPGFSMRGGGGPLYPPQTADPQVSPRMTEDYAAMQQQSLHRGHPHSNQASPMLAYNARNRGIVEPPPPQGNLHSSSNNPYRKETMDYYFSLAGKDKARRGLVYGAGFAYPNIDGHIPPQYRHSGAGSVLSSGIMSQYSVDYGPGTGSGGGSGAFSPHQYNMSQNAAMQAMPASLSRQHGQTFSPVHHGLQHRSYPNSGHRLTPQYPQYSPQAGASTGSSGMYSPPPQRYVDGTANATFDPKVNSSHSVNSSANSASGSAGDNNTGPVESVQQRYHASNYAGYISQMQTLHKEGTLQHCNTQHNLGVGYDNPVKTQHQGPTPASVYGKHHQGSTPSMPPSTSQEIAKSPLHSQQSQMNQNLSPISNPSPAASAVHSPSCSSTPSPLMGVSETYVNPSGPSHPSSTVHTSSHGHRLIRAASQLSPTPNSNSSISSCGSSGAHKAHSISTVGVNSVPPTSCNKTVLGSVPREESPSVYSSPPVGKMHDTGLNSLNALSSQVANLPNTIQHMLRTDNVVSQKKGKDGGPVQQATHSVPPLQPRSRNASAASGTGTVKDGNVLGIAESAALETVANEDSSYLSAETKIEQEDHLIEGSHTRARRMSGASSGSEPIFYHPPHSQTQPPPGKALNAKTLICKSSPKEMVSKGNARTASTLASPSECPSSGADPNSHSKSPISSSTSCIIPPAQPNRVSHPSLLNSNSKGGHKKSVEIKNEQIKIEHEDGVEKMEKGNSQMVRDGEISTKHGQDKENLLHTASTAHDENEQKPASEEQLSVGVIVSARSEGSQVEKSKQPQDTCLKEKQSYLKESMNNNGEEGTDLSRYSTQHPKSNIEQAHNLNQFGSHKYGFGESTYGSDLSMMKKGRTGPASVMESSSRNYQQSHSAYGTEHSKESSSLTEAFGKKVQATKGQEDLSQIQQFPSLLQEVLQGYNLDRRYGRPEQAFPAHLQVQQQFQTRYPYAMTETTRMMEGGATDNLSLMGTSGKPQHPNHRLGSKSNFAAGLQSSIKTDVSNPKILQNSTKKEMDLSEDHLPRDSDAQPSQPKHINLADYSLPQRKTLPNMSASSSAVQELLLQEPEPLKGCTGQADSQKSERRSVICDVSPNRRGTPEREREREKNQSAASVIQQPFSSPASATDLSKKDILEKKVFKIETAPKEIGPNPDCHGSSGTNESDMEYSSKYAHSSIVLNSDPYRHLPPHSLSANPLASPSRHQSYLHGVDLATSNANNFPGYRFGDARESSIPRGHSHFPSHHPYHHLSPQAQTTNKLQMYPHPRGPFQHPHELNDWVKAMNRSAKDMMMLPVSSPGRHKVSQSEHRQMMVPQADIHSDQHATKTLLHQQSRFYDMKMWESTPPGRDAVRMTETDSCYRTQGLPPPSSLPAGSQGTPSKAPAELEETKRPCLPPPCNSSKPQTDLSSTQPQAQRQTKSGGPGETNPLILRRRVRSFISPIPAKRLLQDASQQRAAANSNAAGAHSESNHRNDDESSSSDMPRLSSPLPGENTFPKSLSPSSGITKALPPKKGRGLKLEAIVQKISPSVSKPAGHVDDGTNHYPGFANAAIPAFSDPQDQDMINFPRVAGGDDGYIEDTHSLNDMMPFRGVDETGPLPLSGYTCNPQTQTHKQKDFDFGLGAAVVSASGDKEDFALLGPLPPPPPLPRPVQGSPPPSSSALSDIQHFTNTYQQLETRRGEQSAANLLRQKLQESGMGFDDYAGSDYYRATSPHHSQSQGHVLSRHQMSSPRPNLSTRDCKTPDNGVPKGYFPSGKKKGRPVGSVNKQKRVQNQGQPQVQSQAQTMNQNPQPPPTPVPDALTIPDTVQTTTSTATSILENKSTPPPMPPILTQEIKVDVDSEPIQPEIEVKPVRRRRKGMKDEDVSPERRGRQRMRRGGAPSSQSAARDNPETPLGAKGSNSINRGCLDPNLKGLFVPHIHVENKIPEIGSVCTIVNAEDDKSKGERSAIGGKIGGSATDSLPTSTLYSQFSKRESEARETDQVETTLQSGKALPSSGYVVSGPAVTESKHSGRQLCCLCQKWANYKHLGDLYGPYYPAEYAAKLPKNQPQLRQCHTTKTGPNPQIVSNALDTLQNLQKHVPLPRPVATTNCTVNLDSNLASLCATLRPPPLAFREDLIGESSTLTSSYTANKTPSLSWDLNLDIIPIPELKREPDFDTEQQQFPIQPPEQPAEEAQQRPQHRKLTSHPRFKRRHKSSEDSPRMVPSNSKASLPFQPPPPALDSLGPLAQLAQLPQMPMDPEELWVHEACIVWTSGVYLVNGRLYGLQEALDGAGETSCSYCEMIGSTLGCYSKGCIRRYHYICAIETDCSLNEDNFSLRCPKHKVTQNLRPVKSVYLEQSERG; encoded by the exons ATGCAGAATTTTTCTAATAGCCCCACCCCCCATTCTCTCCCGCCGGGCTTTAGCATGAGGGGTGGAGGTGGACCTCTATATCCCCCGCAAACTGCAGACCCCCAGGTCTCCCCAAGGATGACAGAAGATTATGCAGCGATGCAACAGCAGAGCCTCCATCGAGGCCATCCGCACTCCAATCAAGCCAGCCCCATGCTTGCTTACAATGCTCGAAACAGAGGCATTGTAGAACCGCCGCCCCCACAGGGTAACCTTCACAGCAGCAGTAACAACCCTTACAGGAAGGAGAcaatggattattatttttcattggCCGGGAAGGACAAAGCCCGAAGAGGTCTGGTCTACGGAGCAGGATTTGCTTACCCTAATATTGATGGACACATACCTCCCCAGTACAGACATTCTGGCGCTGGATCTGTATTATCATCTGGGATCATGTCACAGTATTCAGTCGATTATGGGCCCGGCACTGGGTCAGGTGGAGGATCTGGAGCATTCTCTCCTCATCAATACAACATGAGCCAGAACGCTGCAATGCAGGCCATGCCAGCTTCTCTGAGCCGCCAACATGGACAAACGTTCTCTCCAGTCCATCATGGACTGCAGCATCGGAGTTACCCAAACTCTGGGCATAGACTGACCCCTCAGTACCCACAGTACTCCCCGCAGGCTGGCGCGTCCACAGGGTCATCGGGTATGTACAGCCCCCCTCCGCAGAGATATGTCGATGGGACTGCCAACGCTACTTTTGATCCCAAAGTCAACAGTTCTCACAGTGTCAACTCAAGTGCAAACTCTGCCTCTGGTTCCGCTGGTGATAACAATACGGGGCCAGTGGAGAGTGTTCAACAGCGGTACCATGCATCAAACTACGCTGGGTATATTTCACAGATGCAAACACTTCACAAGGAAGGCACACTGCAGCATTGTAACACACAGCACAATTTAGGCGTGGGCTATGACAACCCTGTGAAGACGCAACACCAAGGCCCAACCCCTGCCTCAGTATACGGTAAACATCACCAAGGCTCTACCCCGAGTATGCCGCCTTCAACATCTCAAGAAATAGCCAAATCCCCACTGCATTCTCAACAAAGTCAGATGAACCAAAACCTCAGTCCAATTTCAAACCCGTCCCCAGCTGCCTCAGCAGTACACTCCCCCAGCTGTAGCTCCACGCCTTCCCCTTTGATGGGTGTTTCCGAAACCTACGTCAACCCCTCTGGTCCTTCCCACCCTTCGTCTACTGTCCATACCAGCAGTCATGGTCATCGATTAATCCGGGCTGCGTCACAGTTAAGTCCAACGCCCAACTCAAACAGTAGCATCAGTAGTTGTGGTAGCAGTGGCGCTCACAAAGCTCATAGCATCAGTACTGTTGGAGTAAACAGTGTCCCGCCAACAAGCTGCAACAAAACCGTTCTTGGTTCAGTGCCCCGAGAGGAAAGCCCATCTGTTTATTCATCACCCCCTGTTGGGAAAATGCACGATACAGGACTAAATAGTCTAAACGCCTTGAGCTCCCAGGTAGCTAATTTACCAAACACCATTCAACACATGCTTCGGACTGACAATGTGGTGTCACAGAAGAAGGGCAAAGACGGTGGACCGGTGCAACAAGCAACACACAGTGTTCCCCCATTGCAACCAAGGAGTAGAAATGCAAGTGCAGCGTCAGGTACCGGCACAGTTAAAGATGGAAACGTTCTCGGAATTGCTGAAAGTGCTGCTTTAGAAACCGTTGCCAATGAAGACTCTTCCTATCTGTCAGCTGAGACCAAGATAGAGCAAGAGGATCATTTAATAGAGGGCTCACATACAAGAGCGAGGCGGATGAGTGGTGCAAGCAGTGGATCGGAACCCATTTTTTATCATCCCCCTCACAGTCAAACCCAGCCACCACCTGGAAAAGCATTAAATGCTAAAACATTGATTTGTAAGTCATCACCAAAAGAAATGGTCTCAAAAGGAAACGCTCGCACCGCTTCCACATTAGCATCTCCGTCCGAGTGTCCGTCGTCAGGTGCTGACCCAAATTCACATTCCAAATCTCCTATTTCCTCATCCACCTCTTGTATTATTCCTCCCGCCCAACCGAACCGTGTCTCACATCCCAGTTTATTAAATAGTAACTCAAAAGGTGGCCATAAAAAGAGCGTcgaaataaaaaatgaacagaTCAAAATCGAACACGAAGACGGGGTtgagaaaatggaaaaaggtaATAGCCAAATGGTTCGAGATGGAGAAATCAGCACTAAGCATGGACAGGACAAAGAAAATTTGCTGCACACTGCTTCAACGGCACATGACGAGAATGAACAAAAACCCGCGTCTGAGGAACAGCTAAGCGTTGGTGTGATTGTTTCAGCCCGTTCAGAGGGAAGTCAGGTTGAAAAAAGCAAGCAACCTCAAGACACCTGTTTGAAGGAGAAACAATCCTATTTGAAAGAATCAATGAATAATAATGGAGAGGAAGGTACTGACTTAAGTCGATATTCCACCCAGCATCCAAAATCAAATATTGAACAGGCCCACAATCTCAACCAGTTTGGATCTCACAAGTATGGTTTTGGAGAGTCAACATATGGCTCTGATTTGTCAATGATGAAGAAAGGAAGGACTGGCCCAGCAAGTGTAATGGAATCAAGTTCCAGAAACTATCAACAATCGCACTCCGCTTATGGTACTGAGCATTCAAAAGAATCAAGTTCTCTAACGGAAGCATTCGGGAAGAAGGTCCAAGCAACGAAAGGTCAAGAGGACCTTTCTCAAATCCAACAATTCCCTAGTCTCTTACAAGAGGTTCTTCAGGGCTATAATTTAGATCGACGTTACGGAAGACCAGAACAGGCATTTCCTGCACATCTCCAAGTTCAACAACAGTTTCAAACGAGATACCCATACGCTATGACAGAAACCACCAGGATGATGGAAGGTGGAGCCACTGACAATTTGTCCCTAATGGGCACTAGTGGAAAGCCCCAACATCCGAATCATCGACTTGGAAGTAAAAGCAATTTTGCAGCAGGTCTTCAATCTTCAATTAAGACGGATGTTTCCAATCCCAAGATACTGCAAAAtagtacaaaaaaagaaatggatttGTCTGAAGATCATTTGCCACGAGACTCTGACGCACAGCCAAGCCAACCGAAACATATCAATTTAGCTGACTATTCTCttccacaaagaaaaacattaccCAATATGTCTGCTTCATCTTCTGCCGTACAAGAGCTCCTTTTGCAAGAACCCGAGCCGCTCAAAGGGTGTACCGGTCAAGCGGATTCTCAGAAATCAGAACGTCGCTCCGTCATCTGTGACGTGTCACCAAATAGACGGGGCACACCAGAGAGGGAAAGGGAGCGAGAGAAAAACCAGAGTGCGGCCTCTGTGATTCAGCAGCCATTTTCCTCTCCAGCATCAGCCACTGACCTGAGTAAAAAGGACATTTTAGAGAAGAAAGTGTTCAAAATTGAAACGGCACCCAAAGAGATTGGTCCCAATCCCGATTGTCACGGCAGTAGTGGAACAAATGAGAGCGATATGGAATATTCTTCCAAATATGCGCATTCATCCATTGTGCTTAATTCTGACCCTTACAGGCACCTGCCGCCCCATTCTCTGAGCGCAAATCCTTTAGCATCACCATCAAGACACCAGTCATATCTTCACGGTGTGGATTTAGCAACAAGCAACGCCAACAATTTCCCAGGTTATCGCTTCGGGGACGCAAGGGAAAGCAGTATACCTCGTGGCCACTCTCATTTTCCTTCTCATCATCCATACCATCATTTATCACCCCAGGCTCAAACTACAAACAAGCTTCAAATGTATCCTCATCCTCGTGGGCCTTTCCAGCATCCACATGAACTGAACGACTGGGTGAAAGCAATGAATAGATCCGCTAAGGACATGATGATGTTGCCCGTTTCTTCCCCAGGACGACATAAAGTCAGTCAATCGGAGCACAGGCAGATGATGGTCCCTCAAGCAGACATTCATAGTGATCAACATGCAACCAAAACATTGCTACATCAACAAAGCAGGTTTTATGACATGAAAATGTGGGAGTCCACACCCCCAGGCAGAGATGCTGTTAGAATGACTGAAACGGATTCCTGCTACAGGACACAGGGACTTCCTCCACCATCATCTCTTCCTGCAGGTTCACAAGGCACTCCTTCGAAGGCTCCAGCAGAGCTTGAGGAAACTAAACGACCCTGCCTTCCTCCTCCGTGCAACTCATCCAAACCTCAAACTGACCTAAGTTCTACTCAACCGCAGGCGCAGCGCCAAACTAAATCTGGAGGTCCTGGAGAGACAAATCCTCTCATATTGAGAAGGAGAGTGCGTTCTTTTATCTCTCCCATTCCTGCCAAAAGGTTACTGCAGGATGCATCTCAGCAAAGAGCTGCCGCCAATTCAAACGCTGCTGGGGCGCACTCGGAATCAAACCATCGCAATGATGACGAATCCTCCTCTTCGGATATGCCCCGCCTCTCTTCCCCTTTGCCTGGTGAGAATACCTTCCCTAAATCTCTTTCTCCATCAAGTGGAATTACAAAAGCCttgcctccaaagaaaggaCGTGGTTTGAAACTAGAGGCGATCGTTCAGAAAATATCACCAAGTGTTTCAAAGCCTGCTGGCCATGTTGATGATGGAACAAATCATTACCCGGGCTTTGCAAATGCAGCAATCCCAGCGTTTAGTGACCCACAGGACCAAGACATGATCAATTTTCCAAGAGTTGCGGGAGGAGATGATGGTTATATTGAAGACACTCACTCACTAAATGACATGATGCCCTTCAGAGGTGTAGATGAGACTGGCCCGTTGCCACTGTCTGGCTACACATGCAATCCGCAAACACAAACTCATAAACAaaaagactttgactttggcttAGGAGCTGCTGTGGTGTCAGCGTCTGGGGACAAGGAGGACTTTGCACTGCTCGGACCGTTACCCCCTCCTCCACCACTTCCACGTCCAGTCCAGGGTTCTCCGCCTCCGTCTTCATCTGCCCTGTCagacattcaacatttcaccaATACTTACCAGCAGCTTGAGACAAGAAGAGGAGAACAATCTGCTGCTAACCTTCTTCGGCAGAAACTTCAAGAATCTGGCATGGGATTTGATGATTACGCCGGCAGTGATTACTATAGAGCTACCTCGCCCCACCATAGCCAGTCTCAAGGACATGTTCTGAGCAGACACCAGATGTCCTCTCCTCGGCCAAATCTGTCGACACGAGATTGTAAGACTCCAGACAACGGTGTGCCTAAAGGCTATTTTCCATCTGGCAAAAAGAAGGGCAGACCCGTTGGAAGTGTCAATAAACAGAAACGTGTCCAAAACCAAGGCCAACCACAGGTCCAGTCTCAAGCCCAGACCATGAATCAGAATCCTCAGCCGCCACCAACTCCCGTTCCAGATGCCCTTACAATACCTGACACAGTTCAAACCACAACCAGCACAGCCACCTCCATCTTGGAAAACAAAAGCACTCCTCCTCCGATGCCGCCCATTTTAACACAGGAAATAAAAGTGGATGTCGACAGCGAACCAATTCAACCTGAGATCGAAGTCAAACCCGTGAGACGGCGGCGCAAAGGGATGAAAGATGAAGACGTCTCACCGGAAAGAAGAGGACGTCAAAGAATGAGAAGAGGAGGGGCACCGTCATCACAATCAGCCGCTAGAGATAACCCAGAAACGCCGCTAGGGGCAAAAGGCTCTAACAGCATAAATCGAGGATGCCTGGATCCAAATCTCAAAGGCCTGTTTGTTCCACACATTCACGTGGAGAACAAAATACCAGAGATCGGCTCAGTCTGCACGATCGTAAACGCAGAGGATGACAAATCGAAAGGAGAGCGTAGTGCGATCGGAGGGAAAATAGGTGGAAGTGCAACTGATTCTCTACCGACCTCAACTCTTTACTCACAGTTTTCAAAAAGAGAATCGGAAGCGAGGGAGACGGACCAGGTGGAAACCACGCTTCAGTCAGGAAAAGCACTTCCGTCATCTGGCTATGTTGTTTCTGGACCTGCTGTTACAGAATCCAAACACTCCGGCCGCCAGCTTTGCTGTCTCTGTCAAAAATGGGCCAACTACAAACACCTCGGAGATCTTTACGGTCCATACTATCCCGCCGAATATGCCGCAAAGCTCCCCAAAAACCAGCCCCAGCTTAGACAATGTCATACAACCAAAACTGGACCAAATCCACAAATTGTCTCAAATGCTTTAGATACTTTGCAGAACTTACAAAAACATGTTCCGTTGCCCAGACCTGTGGCTACAACTAACTGCACCGTAAACTTGGATTCCAATCTTGCATCTCTTTGCGCCACATTAAGACCTCCTCCCTTAGCTTTTAGAGAAGATCTGATTGGCGAGTCTAGTACCCTTACCTCTTCCTACACTGCCAATAAAACCCCGTCTTTATCCTGGGACCTGAACCTTGATATTATACCGATTCCAGAGCTTAAAAGAGAGCCAGACTTTGACACGGAGCAGCAGCAGTTCCCCATACAGCCACCAGAGCAACCGGCGGAGGAAGCCCAACAACGACCACAACACCGAAAGCTAACCTCGCATCCACGTTTCAAACGGAGGCACAAATCCAGTGAGGACTCCCCCAGAATGGTACCATCCAACAGTAAGGCTTCACTCCCCTTCCAACCTCCGCCGCCAGCTTTGGACTCCTTGGGACCATTGGCACAACTCGCCCAGTTGCCTCAGATGCCTATGGACCCAGAAGAGTTGTGGGTTCATGAGGCGTGCATCGTGTGGACCAGTGGAGTATACCTTGTCAATGGGAGACTTTACGGCCTGCAGGAGGCGCTCGATGGTGCCGGGGAAACA AGCTGTTCATACTGCGAGATGATCGGCTCCACCCTGGGTTGCTACAGTAAAGGCTGTATACGTCGTTATCATTATATTTGTGCCATTGAAACAG ATTGTTCCCTCAATGAAGATAACTTCTCACTGCGGTGTCCGAAGCACAAG GTTACCCAGAACCTCCGGCCCGTCAAGTCAGTGTACCTGGAGCAGTCTGAGAGAGGGTGA